A single window of Actinoallomurus bryophytorum DNA harbors:
- a CDS encoding integrase core domain-containing protein — protein sequence MFTTEGIRVVLTAPQAPRMNAIMERRVGSVRREILDRILIMNERHLRTVLAEYETYFNEHRPHRALSQASPLRALPDSVDADIKVTRRDRLGGLLHEYAQVA from the coding sequence GTGTTCACGACCGAGGGCATCCGCGTGGTGCTCACCGCACCGCAAGCCCCTCGGATGAACGCGATCATGGAACGGCGGGTTGGCAGCGTACGCCGCGAGATTCTCGACCGGATCCTCATCATGAACGAACGCCACTTGCGCACGGTCCTCGCCGAGTACGAAACCTACTTCAATGAACACCGCCCGCACCGGGCCCTGAGCCAAGCCAGCCCGCTGCGAGCGCTGCCCGACTCGGTCGACGCCGACATCAAGGTCACCCGACGAGACCGACTCGGCGGCCTCTTACACGAATACGCCCAGGTCGCATGA
- the orn gene encoding oligoribonuclease, translating into MNDRLVWIDCEMTGLDLARDALIEIAALVTDGELNILDEGIDLVIKPPEEAVRQMSEVVRDMHTTSGLLEELGAGITLAEAETKVLDYVRSHVPGVKKAPLCGNSIATDRSFLARDMPALDTHLHYRMVDVSSIKELSRRWYPRAYFASPAKKGGHRALADITESITELRYYRAAVFVAHPGPDSDTARAIAAKLVD; encoded by the coding sequence ATGAACGACCGGCTGGTCTGGATCGACTGTGAAATGACCGGGCTCGACCTGGCGCGCGACGCGCTCATCGAGATCGCGGCCTTGGTGACCGATGGTGAGCTGAACATCCTCGACGAGGGGATCGATCTGGTGATCAAGCCTCCCGAGGAGGCCGTACGCCAGATGTCCGAGGTGGTGCGCGACATGCACACGACCTCGGGCCTGCTCGAGGAGCTGGGCGCCGGCATCACGCTCGCCGAGGCCGAGACGAAGGTCCTCGACTACGTACGCTCGCACGTGCCGGGGGTGAAGAAGGCCCCGCTGTGCGGCAACTCGATCGCCACCGACCGGTCCTTCCTCGCCCGCGACATGCCGGCCCTCGACACCCACCTGCACTACCGCATGGTCGACGTCTCCTCGATCAAGGAGCTGTCACGCCGGTGGTACCCACGCGCGTACTTCGCCAGCCCGGCGAAGAAGGGCGGGCATCGGGCCCTCGCCGACATTACCGAGAGCATCACCGAGCTGCGCTACTACCGCGCGGCGGTGTTCGTCGCCCACCCGGGGCCGGACTCGGACACGGCACGCGCGATCGCCGCGAAGCTCGTTGACTGA
- a CDS encoding TetR/AcrR family transcriptional regulator yields the protein MAAAARSFMHAGFAATSLDDVAAAAGVTKAIIYRHFESKHDLYLAVLLDTRRRIRDHVRDPQLDADTVAELALAAREAPDGFRLLYRHARQEPDFADYVDELDTNATHTAETRLRERIPDPARRRWIAALVAALIFDAILTWLDTDQPVEPDELARTLQATVRALTAAQAPSAETATS from the coding sequence GTGGCGGCGGCGGCCCGCTCGTTCATGCACGCCGGTTTCGCGGCCACCAGCCTGGACGACGTCGCCGCCGCCGCGGGGGTCACCAAAGCGATCATCTACCGGCACTTCGAGTCCAAGCACGACCTCTACCTCGCGGTCCTGCTCGACACCCGCCGACGCATCCGCGACCACGTGCGCGACCCGCAACTCGACGCCGACACCGTGGCAGAACTCGCCCTGGCTGCCCGCGAGGCCCCAGACGGTTTCCGGCTGCTGTACCGCCACGCCCGCCAGGAACCGGACTTCGCCGACTACGTCGACGAACTGGACACCAACGCCACGCACACTGCCGAGACCCGATTGCGTGAACGCATCCCCGACCCGGCCCGACGCCGATGGATCGCCGCCCTCGTGGCGGCCCTCATCTTCGATGCCATCCTGACCTGGCTCGACACCGATCAGCCCGTCGAACCCGACGAACTTGCCCGCACCCTGCAGGCGACCGTGCGGGCACTGACCGCCGCCCAGGCCCCCTCGGCTGAAACCGCGACGTCATGA
- a CDS encoding pyridoxamine 5'-phosphate oxidase family protein, whose product MSTNAALSATERTRIRRLPERAGSDRDELYAILDAGRLCHLGVIVDGSPRVLPTGYGRDGDTLYLHGSTGAVSLRAEEICVTVTHLDGLVLARSVFHHSMNYRSAVIYGRPHLVTDPSEKLAGLRAVVEQLTPGRWDTARRPTRKELAATAVLALPLDEASVKTRQGPPGDDEEDYALDVWAGVLPVTQSFGVPVPDPLLRPGIPYDGV is encoded by the coding sequence ATGAGCACCAACGCCGCGCTTTCCGCCACCGAACGCACCCGCATCCGCCGCCTACCCGAACGCGCCGGCAGTGACCGCGACGAGCTGTACGCCATCCTCGACGCGGGCCGTCTCTGCCATCTGGGTGTGATCGTGGACGGCTCGCCGCGCGTCCTGCCCACCGGGTACGGCCGCGACGGCGACACCCTCTACCTGCACGGGTCGACCGGTGCCGTCAGCCTGCGCGCCGAAGAGATCTGCGTCACCGTCACCCACCTCGACGGACTCGTCCTGGCGCGGTCGGTCTTCCACCACTCGATGAACTACCGCAGTGCCGTGATCTACGGGCGCCCCCACCTCGTCACCGACCCGTCGGAGAAGCTCGCCGGGCTGCGCGCCGTGGTCGAGCAGCTGACCCCCGGCCGCTGGGACACCGCCCGCAGGCCGACGCGCAAGGAGCTCGCCGCGACGGCGGTGCTGGCACTGCCGCTGGACGAGGCGTCGGTCAAGACGCGCCAGGGACCTCCCGGAGACGACGAGGAGGACTACGCACTGGACGTCTGGGCGGGCGTGCTGCCGGTGACCCAGTCGTTCGGCGTCCCCGTGCCCGACCCGCTGCTGCGACCCGGGATCCCGTACGACGGAGTGTGA
- a CDS encoding cytochrome P450, with the protein MPPKTGSGAANRDPRAFERPDEFDIEHSPNQHLTFGHGAHYRIGASLARIELQEVFTRLFRRIPTLRLAVSHQQLRVHADRITDELTTPPVTW; encoded by the coding sequence ATGCCGCCAAAGACGGGCTCCGGAGCGGCCAACCGCGACCCGCGGGCATTCGAGCGCCCCGACGAGTTCGACATCGAGCACTCCCCGAACCAGCACCTCACCTTCGGCCACGGCGCTCACTACCGCATCGGCGCGAGCCTGGCACGTATCGAACTCCAAGAAGTGTTCACACGGCTATTCCGTCGGATCCCCACTCTGCGGTTGGCCGTGTCCCACCAGCAGCTTCGCGTCCACGCCGATCGCATCACCGACGAACTCACCACCCCGCCCGTCACCTGGTAA
- a CDS encoding AAA family ATPase: MGLAECCLLVTGMPGAGKSTVTRLVAERLPRAARLDGDELNQMVVSGYVWALGEPADEAVRQVTLTHRNLCALAANFADAGFTPMIDAMVPTRRKLDFFLDHLAPRRVLFIVLTPGIEACRYRNTIRDPQDRFDFDDYETLEADMKRELGDVGWWFDTAALTPDQTADQIIDQAHHRAPAN, encoded by the coding sequence ATGGGTCTTGCCGAGTGCTGCCTGCTCGTGACCGGGATGCCGGGAGCCGGGAAGTCGACGGTGACCAGGCTGGTCGCCGAGCGACTGCCGCGCGCGGCACGGCTCGACGGAGACGAACTCAACCAGATGGTCGTCAGCGGCTACGTCTGGGCCCTGGGCGAGCCCGCCGACGAGGCGGTCCGGCAGGTGACGCTGACGCACCGCAACCTGTGCGCGCTGGCCGCCAACTTCGCCGACGCCGGCTTCACCCCCATGATCGACGCGATGGTCCCCACCCGGCGAAAACTGGACTTCTTCCTCGACCATCTCGCACCGCGCCGGGTCCTGTTCATCGTCCTCACCCCGGGCATCGAAGCATGCCGCTACCGCAACACCATCCGAGACCCACAAGACCGCTTCGACTTCGACGACTACGAAACCCTCGAAGCCGACATGAAACGCGAACTCGGCGACGTCGGCTGGTGGTTCGACACCGCGGCCCTCACCCCGGACCAGACCGCCGACCAGATCATCGACCAAGCCCACCACCGCGCCCCTGCGAACTGA
- a CDS encoding integrase core domain-containing protein translates to MLASFLYKSIIWFAQFVILRFRADVDNEVEILVLRHQLAVLRRQVAKVRTEPADRAVLALLSRLLSRGRWPAFFVTPATLLRWHRDAVRRKWTYPPRRGVRPPTAAKIRTLVLQLATENPCWGHRRIHGELLGLGYKLAPSTVWLILRRAGIDPAPRRTGPTWTQFLSAQAKTVLACDFFTVDTVFFKRIYVLFFIEIASRRVHLAGLTANPNGMWVLQQARNLVIDLDERADRLRFLIRDRDTKFTTSFDDVFTSVGIKIIRTPPQAPRANAIAERWVGTARRECTDRLLIFGERHLRAVLTEYSRHYNQHRPHRSLQQVAPEPRPCVVDIQPARVTRRKILGGLINEYSQVA, encoded by the coding sequence GTGCTGGCCTCATTCCTATACAAGTCGATCATCTGGTTCGCCCAGTTCGTGATTCTGCGGTTCCGTGCCGACGTTGACAACGAGGTGGAGATTCTGGTTCTTCGCCATCAGCTGGCGGTGCTGCGCCGGCAGGTCGCCAAGGTCAGGACCGAGCCAGCCGATCGGGCCGTGCTCGCGTTGTTGTCTCGGTTACTGTCCCGCGGACGCTGGCCGGCGTTCTTTGTGACACCGGCAACGCTCTTGCGCTGGCACAGGGATGCGGTCCGGCGAAAGTGGACCTACCCGCCTCGTCGTGGTGTGCGACCACCGACAGCCGCCAAGATCCGAACGCTGGTGCTGCAGCTGGCCACCGAGAATCCCTGCTGGGGACATCGGCGCATCCACGGAGAACTCCTCGGCCTGGGCTACAAGCTCGCCCCCAGTACCGTGTGGCTGATCTTAAGGCGGGCCGGAATCGATCCAGCACCCCGCCGGACCGGCCCGACCTGGACTCAGTTTCTCTCCGCGCAGGCCAAGACCGTGCTGGCCTGTGATTTCTTCACGGTCGACACGGTGTTCTTCAAGCGGATCTACGTGTTGTTCTTCATTGAGATCGCCAGCCGCCGGGTCCACCTCGCCGGCCTCACCGCCAACCCGAACGGCATGTGGGTGCTCCAACAGGCCCGGAATCTCGTCATCGACCTGGACGAGCGCGCCGATCGGCTGAGGTTCCTCATCCGCGACCGCGATACCAAGTTCACCACCAGCTTCGACGACGTATTCACCTCGGTCGGCATCAAAATCATCAGGACGCCGCCGCAAGCACCGCGGGCGAACGCGATCGCCGAACGCTGGGTGGGCACCGCCCGCCGCGAATGCACCGACCGATTGCTGATCTTCGGCGAACGCCACCTGCGGGCCGTGCTCACCGAATACAGCCGGCATTACAACCAGCACCGCCCCCACCGATCGCTCCAGCAAGTCGCACCAGAACCTCGCCCCTGCGTGGTCGACATCCAACCCGCACGCGTCACCCGCCGGAAGATCCTCGGCGGCCTGATCAACGAATACTCGCAGGTCGCGTAG
- a CDS encoding phosphotransferase family protein yields the protein MTDQVAGVPGIDVPRLSSWLAETLPGEEPITAIELLAGGRSNLTYLLRLGDRRVVLRRPPLGHVLPTAHDMRREHTVLSALAGSDVPVPSPLALCTDEDVIGAPFYLMDHVEGRVLRTPEDAVDVTAEEARALSERLAEALAAIHLLDVEQAGLAEFGRPQGYMARQLKRWGRQWEASHPADPGSGTDEAYARLVKRLGERLPADGLTGLVHGDFRLDNALVRLRPKPEIAAVVDWEMSTLGDPLSDLGLTLVYWADAGDTDRAPAAVGSTVTSVPGFLTRREFAGRYAELTGFDLADLDFYVAFGCFKLAVILEGIHARFLQKATVGEGFEQIGASVPVFIERAHRVLDEGAI from the coding sequence ATGACTGACCAGGTGGCCGGAGTACCCGGTATCGACGTCCCCCGCCTGTCGTCCTGGCTGGCGGAGACACTGCCCGGGGAGGAGCCGATCACCGCGATCGAGCTTCTCGCCGGCGGCCGGTCGAACCTCACCTATCTTCTACGGCTCGGCGACCGGCGCGTCGTACTCCGCAGGCCCCCCTTGGGCCACGTGCTTCCCACCGCACACGACATGCGCCGTGAGCACACCGTTCTCTCCGCGCTCGCCGGCAGCGACGTACCCGTGCCCTCGCCCCTCGCGCTGTGCACCGACGAGGACGTCATCGGCGCGCCGTTCTACCTCATGGACCACGTCGAGGGCCGCGTCCTGCGCACGCCCGAGGACGCGGTGGACGTCACGGCCGAGGAGGCACGCGCGCTCTCCGAGCGCCTCGCGGAGGCGCTCGCCGCCATTCACCTGCTCGACGTCGAGCAGGCCGGACTGGCCGAGTTCGGCCGCCCGCAGGGCTACATGGCCCGGCAGCTCAAACGATGGGGCCGGCAGTGGGAGGCATCGCATCCGGCCGACCCCGGCAGCGGGACGGACGAGGCGTACGCCCGGCTCGTCAAGCGGCTGGGGGAGCGGTTGCCGGCCGACGGGCTCACGGGCCTGGTCCACGGCGACTTCCGGCTCGACAACGCGCTCGTACGGCTGCGGCCGAAGCCGGAGATCGCGGCGGTCGTCGACTGGGAGATGTCCACGCTCGGCGACCCGCTGTCCGATCTCGGGCTGACGCTCGTGTACTGGGCCGACGCCGGCGATACCGACCGGGCCCCCGCGGCGGTCGGGTCGACCGTCACCAGCGTGCCCGGGTTCCTCACCCGCAGGGAGTTCGCCGGCAGGTACGCCGAGCTCACCGGGTTCGACCTGGCGGACCTGGACTTCTACGTGGCCTTCGGCTGCTTCAAGCTCGCGGTCATCCTGGAGGGGATCCACGCGAGGTTCCTGCAGAAGGCGACGGTGGGGGAGGGTTTCGAGCAGATCGGCGCGTCGGTGCCGGTCTTCATCGAGCGAGCCCACCGCGTGCTGGACGAGGGCGCGATCTAG
- a CDS encoding FAD-dependent monooxygenase, translated as MTDPYGEIDADVLVVGAGATGLMLAFELTLAGAKAIVVEKAEHPNPQSRAGSIQPRTAEVLDMRGLLDEISDPATRTLSRVGHFAGLPVRLDYTAWNTPYPASLAIGQSRIERHLERLLTGNGTLVERGHEVLGVAQDEDGVEIRTEQRRWRARYLVGCDGAHSAVRRLSDVAFPGHPATSRSTVVDLDLTGDTPPPGQHFSDYVHHAGDRWTLLHPVEGHRFRMMFGRTGADLAETDEGPVTHEEVAQALRATHSDRVQVRAVLAGSRFSDATRQIEQYRHGRILFAGDAAHIHAPLGGQGVNLGIQDATNLGWKLATELRGDAPAGLLDSYHAERHPAAAQSLQLTLAQRAIMNPTAPESSALRGLMLDLAELPDVVARLSGLMSGLALRYELPGPDHPLLGARAPETTLATDAGPRRLAELLHSGRAVILLFSDQLRPELPDSPHGPLIIRADPALEIPAGAALVRPDGYIGWVGDDITGLTQALATWITNRTPRHSA; from the coding sequence ATGACAGACCCGTACGGGGAGATCGACGCCGACGTTCTGGTCGTGGGGGCCGGTGCGACCGGGTTGATGCTGGCCTTCGAGCTAACCCTGGCCGGCGCGAAGGCGATCGTGGTGGAGAAGGCCGAACACCCCAACCCTCAGTCCCGGGCCGGCAGTATCCAACCGCGCACCGCGGAAGTGCTGGACATGCGGGGCCTGCTCGATGAGATCTCCGACCCGGCGACCCGGACTCTGTCGCGCGTGGGGCACTTCGCCGGGCTGCCCGTGCGGCTTGACTACACCGCGTGGAACACGCCCTACCCAGCCAGCTTGGCCATTGGGCAAAGCCGCATCGAACGCCACCTCGAACGCCTGCTGACCGGGAACGGCACGCTGGTCGAGCGTGGTCACGAGGTCCTCGGCGTCGCTCAGGACGAAGACGGTGTCGAGATCAGGACCGAGCAACGTCGCTGGCGGGCCCGCTATCTGGTCGGCTGTGACGGCGCGCACTCCGCCGTGCGTCGCCTGAGCGACGTCGCATTCCCCGGGCACCCCGCCACCAGTCGCTCCACCGTGGTTGACCTGGACCTCACCGGGGACACCCCACCTCCGGGGCAGCACTTCTCTGACTACGTCCACCACGCCGGCGACCGCTGGACGCTGCTGCACCCGGTCGAGGGCCACCGGTTCCGCATGATGTTCGGTCGCACCGGCGCCGATCTCGCCGAGACCGACGAAGGCCCGGTGACTCATGAGGAAGTCGCTCAAGCGTTGCGGGCCACCCACAGCGACCGTGTGCAGGTGCGCGCGGTGCTGGCGGGGTCCCGGTTCAGCGACGCCACCCGCCAGATCGAGCAGTACCGCCACGGCCGGATCCTGTTCGCCGGCGACGCCGCACACATCCACGCCCCGCTCGGTGGCCAAGGAGTCAACCTCGGTATCCAGGATGCGACCAACCTCGGCTGGAAGCTGGCCACCGAACTGCGCGGCGACGCCCCCGCCGGGCTGCTCGACAGCTACCATGCCGAACGACACCCCGCCGCCGCGCAGTCGCTGCAACTGACCCTGGCTCAGCGGGCCATCATGAACCCCACCGCACCCGAGTCCAGCGCTCTGCGCGGTCTCATGCTCGACCTCGCCGAACTCCCTGACGTGGTCGCGCGGCTGTCCGGGCTGATGTCTGGTTTGGCGCTGCGCTACGAGCTACCCGGGCCCGACCATCCGCTGCTGGGTGCCCGAGCACCCGAGACCACCCTCGCCACCGATGCCGGCCCGCGGCGGCTCGCTGAGCTCTTGCACTCCGGCCGCGCGGTCATCCTGCTGTTTTCCGACCAGCTCCGACCCGAGCTGCCCGACAGCCCGCATGGCCCCTTGATCATCCGGGCCGACCCGGCACTCGAAATCCCCGCCGGTGCCGCCCTTGTCCGTCCCGATGGTTACATCGGCTGGGTCGGCGACGACATCACAGGTCTGACCCAGGCACTCGCCACCTGGATCACCAACCGAACACCTCGCCACAGCGCGTGA
- a CDS encoding response regulator transcription factor has translation MSSPLRVMVVDGDPSVVSLLRSSEGVEVLPEPREPVEAAERLRPDVVLLGLGSAGHTALLSRTAHVFVLCPEPSSAVAALREGASGHLSPRQLTAGKLIQAVRNAGRAHLGLSARESEVMDLIASGRSNGEIARELFLSEKTVKNHVNRIYAKLSVTSRVAAITLWQTEL, from the coding sequence ATGAGTTCGCCCCTTCGAGTCATGGTCGTGGACGGCGACCCCTCCGTCGTCTCGCTGCTCAGAAGCAGCGAAGGGGTTGAAGTGCTGCCTGAGCCCCGCGAGCCCGTAGAGGCCGCGGAACGCCTCAGACCGGACGTGGTCCTGCTGGGCCTGGGCTCGGCCGGCCATACCGCCCTCCTGAGCCGAACGGCCCACGTGTTCGTCCTCTGCCCCGAACCCTCCTCCGCCGTCGCCGCCCTCCGCGAGGGGGCGAGCGGCCACCTGAGCCCCCGCCAGCTGACCGCCGGCAAACTCATCCAGGCCGTCCGAAACGCGGGCCGAGCCCACCTGGGCCTGTCCGCCCGCGAGTCGGAGGTCATGGACCTGATCGCGAGCGGCCGGTCGAACGGAGAGATCGCCCGGGAGCTGTTCCTGAGCGAGAAGACGGTGAAGAACCACGTGAACCGCATCTACGCGAAGCTCTCGGTGACCTCACGAGTGGCGGCCATCACACTGTGGCAGACCGAGCTCTAG
- a CDS encoding PLP-dependent aminotransferase family protein, whose translation MSRHQFDLPVVVERRTELPLSVQVGRQLREAMNDGRVRAGERLPSSRALASALGVSRTVVTAAYEQLYAEGWLEGRHGSGTYVADIATDDAVRAESTAHRGPGRPAEAPDIDLRPGIPWVDGLDTPAWRRAWRLAVTVPPVARPDPRGLPGLRTALVDYLRRSRGVACSRERVLVTRGATNGLDLLAATIVRPGDRVGVEEPGYPTAREVLAARGAEVVPCPVDEDGLVVDALPGGLRLIYTTPSHQYPLGGRLPVPRRQALLAWARRNGALVVEDDYDSEFRYDVAPLPALYGLGPDLTIYLGTTSKTLAPGLGAGWLVARPDLVEAIAETRGRLSDRTAVVPQEAVRILLERGDLDRHVRRMRAEYARRRVAVVETLGHLPLRGDTAGLHLVVELPEGVTGEVTERAAERGVLLATLEERHAVTPGVHGLVIGYGGATEPQIRSGCSLVRELVREAVRAAAAEPARHRRT comes from the coding sequence TTGTCGCGGCACCAGTTCGACCTGCCGGTGGTCGTCGAGCGTCGTACGGAGCTTCCGCTCAGCGTCCAGGTCGGGCGCCAGTTGCGCGAGGCCATGAACGACGGGCGGGTACGCGCGGGAGAGCGGCTGCCCTCCAGCCGCGCGCTCGCCTCGGCGCTCGGCGTCAGCCGTACGGTCGTCACCGCCGCGTACGAGCAGCTCTACGCCGAGGGCTGGCTGGAAGGACGGCACGGCTCGGGCACGTACGTCGCCGACATCGCCACGGACGACGCCGTCAGGGCCGAGAGCACCGCACACCGCGGTCCCGGCCGGCCCGCCGAGGCGCCCGACATCGATCTGCGGCCGGGGATCCCGTGGGTCGACGGGCTCGACACCCCGGCGTGGCGGCGCGCCTGGCGGCTGGCGGTGACCGTCCCGCCGGTGGCCCGGCCGGATCCGCGGGGCCTGCCGGGCCTGCGCACCGCGCTCGTCGACTACCTGCGCCGCAGCCGTGGCGTCGCCTGCTCGCGGGAGCGCGTGCTGGTCACGCGTGGCGCGACCAACGGCCTCGACCTGCTCGCCGCCACGATCGTGCGGCCCGGTGACCGCGTCGGCGTCGAGGAGCCCGGCTACCCCACCGCGCGTGAGGTCCTGGCGGCGCGGGGCGCGGAGGTCGTGCCGTGCCCGGTGGACGAGGACGGCTTGGTGGTGGACGCCCTTCCCGGCGGGCTGCGCCTGATCTACACCACGCCGTCGCACCAGTACCCGCTCGGCGGCCGCCTGCCGGTGCCGCGGCGCCAGGCGCTGCTGGCCTGGGCGCGGCGCAACGGCGCTCTGGTCGTCGAGGACGACTACGACAGTGAGTTCCGCTACGACGTGGCTCCGCTGCCCGCCCTGTACGGCCTGGGCCCGGACCTGACGATCTATCTCGGTACGACGTCCAAGACGCTCGCCCCCGGGCTCGGCGCCGGCTGGCTGGTGGCGCGGCCCGACCTGGTCGAGGCGATCGCCGAGACGCGCGGGCGGCTGAGCGACCGGACCGCCGTGGTGCCCCAGGAGGCCGTACGCATCCTTCTCGAACGCGGGGACCTCGACCGTCACGTACGCCGCATGCGCGCCGAGTACGCGCGGCGGCGCGTGGCCGTCGTCGAGACGCTCGGGCACCTGCCCCTGCGGGGTGACACCGCCGGACTGCACCTCGTGGTCGAACTCCCCGAAGGGGTCACCGGCGAGGTGACCGAGCGCGCCGCCGAACGCGGTGTGCTGCTCGCCACCCTGGAGGAGCGCCACGCGGTCACGCCGGGCGTCCATGGCCTCGTGATCGGCTACGGAGGCGCGACCGAGCCCCAGATCAGGTCGGGCTGCTCGCTCGTACGTGAGCTGGTTCGGGAGGCGGTACGGGCGGCGGCAGCGGAACCTGCACGGCATCGGAGGACATGA
- a CDS encoding polymorphic toxin-type HINT domain-containing protein — protein sequence MDKWRSMLGVAVFALSTLYGGPEDLALAGGLKFLGKFLGLALKARKAAPRVRKAINTVRKAGCTAANSFTPDTGVLLANGKHKAIGKIKIGDKVLATDPVTGKTKPQPVVALIRGHGTKHLTAVTIDTDGDKGHHTATITATDQHPFWATTTRPGHRPSGHWTNATDLHAGTHLRTVTGHTVKITATRHYTEPRSVNNLTIANLHTYYVEADGTPVLVHNAADECRVVQQTLGPDGPAEGVSAARGDRVDPGHEQTLVNEAGQANGCSTCDAKESGYDDGHWTGDHQPPNKLAPKGPWTLYPQCKPCARQQGGMVRTLKGDWYKFDPLPR from the coding sequence ATGGATAAGTGGCGCAGCATGCTCGGTGTAGCTGTGTTCGCGTTGTCGACTCTCTATGGAGGCCCAGAGGATTTGGCCCTAGCCGGAGGCCTGAAGTTTCTAGGAAAGTTCCTCGGGCTGGCGCTCAAAGCCCGCAAAGCAGCCCCCCGCGTCCGTAAGGCAATCAACACTGTAAGAAAGGCGGGCTGTACAGCAGCGAACAGCTTCACCCCCGATACCGGCGTACTCCTCGCCAACGGCAAACATAAAGCCATAGGCAAGATCAAAATTGGCGATAAAGTACTCGCCACCGACCCGGTTACAGGGAAGACAAAACCTCAGCCCGTCGTAGCCCTCATCCGCGGGCACGGAACCAAGCATCTCACCGCCGTCACTATCGACACCGACGGCGACAAAGGCCACCACACCGCCACCATCACCGCCACCGACCAACATCCCTTCTGGGCCACCACCACACGACCAGGCCACAGACCCTCAGGCCACTGGACCAACGCCACCGACCTCCACGCCGGCACACACTTGCGCACAGTCACCGGCCACACGGTCAAGATCACAGCCACACGCCACTACACCGAGCCTCGATCCGTCAACAACCTCACCATCGCGAACCTCCACACCTACTATGTGGAGGCAGACGGCACGCCCGTGCTGGTCCATAACGCCGCAGATGAATGCCGCGTCGTACAACAAACACTGGGTCCGGACGGGCCTGCTGAGGGTGTTAGTGCTGCTCGCGGCGACCGGGTCGATCCTGGCCACGAACAGACTTTGGTTAACGAGGCAGGTCAGGCGAACGGTTGCTCGACCTGTGATGCCAAAGAATCCGGATATGACGACGGCCATTGGACCGGCGACCACCAGCCCCCCAATAAGCTCGCGCCAAAGGGGCCGTGGACGCTATACCCCCAATGTAAGCCCTGCGCTCGCCAGCAAGGCGGTATGGTGAGAACGCTCAAGGGGGATTGGTACAAGTTTGATCCACTTCCAAGATAA
- a CDS encoding alpha/beta fold hydrolase — MAPPSLQGLHRYYERVRRRAPRRHSTPHGFLRLGHSPSPPLNRAAVSGHAFSRSTRKQQIKLASSTCRTPPGRSADIRQTSAPGYGFSDKPAAPGWGVERIAAAWAALMERLGYDRYGAQGSDWGTSVTTCLGQQDPGHLAGIHLIPPLAAPDPATFGDLSDTERAALTDLEHAGQQEAGYAAVQSTKPQTIGYGLADSPAALCAWIVEKFRTWTDCDGHPENAISRDELLDNVMLYWLPGTGASATRLYWESFRQVQEWFSRATTDTIDVPAGSSIFLKGIPRPSRRWTAKRFTPSGTGTNSAKAATSPPWSNPTCTSMNYVPSSATSADGEFDCRFASASPQFRPWVLPSAACS; from the coding sequence TTGGCTCCACCCTCATTACAAGGGCTTCATCGCTACTACGAGCGGGTCCGCCGGCGCGCCCCGCGACGGCACTCGACCCCTCACGGTTTCCTCCGCTTGGGACACTCCCCATCACCACCCCTGAACAGGGCAGCAGTATCAGGGCACGCCTTCTCCCGTTCCACGCGAAAGCAGCAGATCAAGCTCGCGTCGTCTACCTGCCGGACACCACCTGGCCGGTCAGCGGACATCCGCCAGACTTCGGCTCCCGGATACGGCTTCAGCGACAAGCCCGCCGCGCCGGGTTGGGGCGTCGAACGCATCGCCGCCGCGTGGGCCGCCCTGATGGAGCGGCTCGGCTACGACAGGTACGGCGCGCAGGGCAGCGACTGGGGCACCAGCGTCACCACGTGTCTCGGTCAGCAAGATCCTGGGCACCTGGCCGGTATCCACCTGATCCCGCCGCTCGCCGCCCCCGACCCGGCGACCTTCGGCGACCTCAGCGACACCGAGCGGGCGGCCCTTACCGACCTGGAGCATGCCGGACAACAGGAAGCGGGATACGCCGCCGTCCAATCGACCAAGCCGCAGACGATCGGATACGGCCTGGCCGACTCGCCGGCTGCGCTGTGCGCCTGGATCGTCGAGAAATTCCGCACCTGGACCGACTGCGACGGCCATCCGGAGAACGCGATCAGCAGGGACGAACTGCTCGACAACGTGATGCTCTACTGGCTGCCCGGCACCGGCGCCTCGGCCACCCGGCTCTACTGGGAGAGCTTCCGCCAGGTGCAGGAGTGGTTTAGCCGGGCCACCACCGACACCATCGACGTTCCGGCAGGCTCTTCGATCTTCCTCAAAGGGATCCCGCGCCCGTCCCGCCGCTGGACGGCCAAACGCTTCACCCCATCCGGCACTGGAACGAACTCGGCAAAGGCGGCCACTTCGCCGCCCTGGAGCAACCCGACCTGTACGTCGATGAACTACGTACCTTCTTCCGCCACGTCCGCTGACGGGGAATTCGATTGCCGATTCGCCAGCGCGTCGCCACAATTCCGACCATGGGTCTTGCCGAGTGCTGCCTGCTCGTGA